One Qipengyuania gaetbuli genomic region harbors:
- the hisH gene encoding imidazole glycerol phosphate synthase subunit HisH, protein MAEVIALVDYGAGNLHSVENALRKVGAAVKVTADPDVLRAADRIVLPGVGSFGACAAGLRAEKGVIEAMHERVFVGGAPFLGICVGMQLLATRGLEHGETPGLDWIPGEVRLIRPRDESVKVPHMGWNDVAPTHQAEDHPVIEDGEAYFLHSYHFHADKGRDVLAMTDHGGGLVAAVGRDNLLGVQFHPEKSQAYGLGLLSRFLEWKP, encoded by the coding sequence GTGGCTGAAGTCATTGCCCTCGTCGATTACGGCGCGGGGAACCTGCATTCGGTCGAGAACGCGCTGAGGAAGGTCGGGGCGGCGGTCAAAGTCACTGCCGATCCCGATGTGCTGCGCGCGGCCGACCGCATTGTACTGCCGGGCGTCGGCAGCTTCGGTGCCTGCGCTGCGGGCCTGCGCGCCGAGAAGGGCGTAATCGAGGCGATGCACGAACGCGTTTTCGTCGGGGGCGCGCCGTTCCTCGGCATTTGTGTGGGCATGCAACTGCTTGCCACGCGCGGGCTCGAACATGGCGAGACCCCGGGGCTCGACTGGATCCCCGGCGAGGTGCGTCTCATCCGCCCGCGCGATGAAAGCGTGAAGGTCCCGCACATGGGCTGGAACGATGTCGCCCCGACGCACCAGGCGGAAGACCACCCCGTGATCGAGGATGGCGAGGCCTATTTCCTCCATTCCTACCATTTCCATGCCGACAAGGGCCGCGACGTGCTGGCCATGACCGACCATGGCGGCGGCCTTGTCGCGGCTGTCGGTCGCGACAACTTGCTTGGTGTGCAATTCCATCCGGAAAAGAGCCAGGCCTACGGGCTCGGTCTCCTTTCCCGCTTTCTCGAGTGGAAGCCATGA
- the gmk gene encoding guanylate kinase has translation MAESSSSQAALARRGLMFILSSPSGAGKTTISRMLLEADDEIKLSVSVTTRPPRPGEVDGVHYYFVDDAEFDRMVEEDDFYEWAHVFGHRYGTPKGRIRAALKDGQDFLFDIDWQGTQQLYQKDQQDVVRVFILPPSIAELRRRLEARAQDEKDVIDARMERARAEISHWDAYDYVVINEDVNLCFGKVREILDAERMKRQRQTGLIPFVRELMS, from the coding sequence ATGGCCGAATCCTCCTCTTCGCAAGCCGCACTCGCCCGCCGCGGGCTAATGTTCATCCTGTCCTCGCCCAGCGGGGCGGGCAAGACGACCATATCGCGCATGCTCTTGGAGGCCGATGACGAGATCAAGCTGTCGGTCAGCGTCACCACTCGTCCGCCGCGTCCGGGCGAGGTCGACGGGGTTCACTACTACTTCGTCGACGATGCCGAATTCGACCGCATGGTCGAGGAAGACGACTTCTACGAATGGGCGCATGTCTTCGGCCATCGCTATGGCACGCCCAAGGGCCGCATCCGCGCAGCGTTGAAGGACGGGCAGGATTTCCTGTTCGACATCGACTGGCAGGGCACGCAGCAGCTGTACCAGAAGGACCAGCAGGACGTGGTCCGGGTGTTCATCCTGCCGCCCAGCATCGCCGAACTGCGTCGCCGCCTCGAAGCGCGCGCGCAGGACGAAAAGGACGTGATCGATGCCCGCATGGAACGGGCCCGTGCGGAAATCAGCCACTGGGACGCTTACGACTATGTCGTGATCAACGAGGACGTGAACCTGTGCTTTGGCAAGGTGCGCGAAATCCTCGACGCCGAACGCATGAAGCGCCAGCGCCAGACGGGTCTCATCCCCTTCGTACGCGAATTGATGAGCTGA
- a CDS encoding PilZ domain-containing protein, which yields MTIQQRLSPRHATNVVLDCLVGRQRAQAILCDVSPSGCRVELFDASAEPGAMLIFEIDDRLAFAGQVVWVQGAEAGVQFTRPLLPQILAALDVKPS from the coding sequence ATGACGATACAGCAGCGCCTTTCTCCCCGACACGCTACCAACGTCGTGCTCGACTGCCTTGTCGGCCGACAACGCGCGCAGGCGATCTTGTGCGACGTGTCGCCGAGCGGATGCCGCGTCGAATTGTTCGACGCCTCGGCGGAACCGGGCGCCATGCTTATCTTCGAAATCGACGATCGCCTCGCCTTCGCGGGACAGGTCGTCTGGGTCCAAGGCGCGGAGGCGGGCGTGCAATTCACTCGCCCGCTCCTGCCGCAAATCCTCGCCGCGCTGGACGTGAAGCCTAGCTAG
- a CDS encoding energy transducer TonB — translation MERTAIRAEERTGLIVAVALHLLVLAALVIQAFFEGDKAPPRTERMTVSLAEDVGMEATAPDPVPESRAAIAPELSDVPAPAPEILPAPTTPQVDRPTPRVQSPVPAPARETRQQPRRDQPRQQAQPRPAERGGGSRIGDNFLAGAGDSTTTNETRVPASQIGASAKASLVQAISREIKPHWKPPSGPEVEEITTFLRFRLNPDGSLAGRPEVVRQTGVNDTNRAQAGRHGEQAIRAVQLAAPFDLPEQYYEAWKVVGPFGFDWRLAQ, via the coding sequence ATGGAGAGAACCGCAATCAGGGCAGAGGAGCGTACCGGGCTGATCGTCGCGGTCGCGCTGCACCTGCTGGTGCTTGCCGCGCTGGTGATCCAGGCCTTCTTCGAAGGTGACAAGGCACCGCCGCGTACAGAGCGCATGACGGTGAGCTTGGCCGAAGACGTCGGGATGGAAGCGACCGCGCCCGATCCGGTGCCGGAAAGCCGGGCGGCGATCGCGCCCGAACTGTCGGACGTACCGGCACCAGCACCCGAAATCCTGCCTGCACCGACGACGCCGCAAGTCGATCGCCCGACGCCGCGCGTACAGTCGCCTGTTCCGGCTCCTGCACGAGAGACGCGTCAGCAACCCCGCCGCGACCAGCCGCGCCAGCAGGCGCAGCCGCGACCGGCAGAGCGGGGCGGCGGCTCGCGGATCGGCGATAATTTCCTTGCCGGTGCAGGCGACAGCACCACGACCAACGAGACCCGCGTCCCCGCCTCGCAGATTGGCGCGAGCGCGAAGGCTTCGCTGGTCCAGGCGATCTCGCGAGAGATCAAGCCGCATTGGAAACCACCCAGCGGCCCGGAAGTGGAGGAGATCACGACCTTTTTGCGGTTCCGCCTCAATCCCGATGGCAGCCTTGCCGGTCGGCCAGAGGTCGTGCGTCAGACCGGTGTGAACGACACGAACCGCGCACAGGCGGGGCGCCATGGCGAACAGGCCATCCGCGCGGTGCAACTGGCTGCCCCGTTCGACTTGCCAGAACAGTATTATGAAGCCTGGAAGGTGGTTGGACCCTTCGGCTTCGACTGGAGACTTGCCCAATGA
- a CDS encoding histidine triad nucleotide-binding protein: MPIDPMQPYDDNNIFAKILRGEIPSTKVYEDEWAYAFEDINPQAQVHTLVVPKGRYVSWDDFSDKASAEEIAGFVRAVGKVARDKGLVEPGYRMMANIGAHGGQEVPHLHVHIFGGQFLGPMIAR, translated from the coding sequence ATGCCGATCGATCCCATGCAACCCTACGACGACAACAACATCTTCGCGAAGATCCTGCGCGGCGAGATCCCCTCGACCAAGGTGTACGAGGACGAGTGGGCCTATGCCTTCGAGGACATCAATCCGCAGGCGCAGGTGCACACGCTGGTCGTACCCAAGGGGCGCTATGTCAGCTGGGACGATTTCAGCGACAAGGCGAGCGCGGAAGAAATCGCCGGCTTCGTGCGCGCGGTCGGCAAGGTCGCCCGCGACAAGGGGTTGGTGGAGCCGGGCTACCGGATGATGGCCAATATCGGTGCCCACGGCGGTCAGGAAGTGCCGCATCTGCACGTCCACATCTTCGGCGGACAGTTCCTGGGGCCGATGATCGCAAGATAA
- the hisF gene encoding imidazole glycerol phosphate synthase subunit HisF: protein MTVRIRVIPCLDVADGRVVKGVNFVDLKDAGDPVEQAQAYDRAGADELCFLDISASHEGRGTLLDMVRRTAAVCFMPLTVGGGVRSVEDARALLLAGADKVAVNSAAVSRPELVREIAEKFGSQCVVASVDARAKTEGEGFRGWEIYTHGGRKPTGIDAVEHAQRLADLGAGELLVTSMDGDGTKQGYDLELTRAIADSVSVPVIASGGVGTLQHLVDGVTEGHASAVLAASIFHFGEYSIAEAHTALRAAGLPARG, encoded by the coding sequence ATGACCGTCCGCATCCGCGTCATTCCCTGTCTTGATGTGGCCGACGGGCGCGTGGTGAAGGGCGTGAATTTCGTCGACCTGAAGGACGCGGGCGATCCGGTCGAACAGGCGCAGGCCTATGACAGGGCGGGCGCGGACGAGCTGTGCTTCCTCGACATCTCGGCCAGCCACGAAGGGCGCGGCACGCTGCTCGACATGGTGAGGCGCACGGCTGCGGTGTGCTTCATGCCGCTGACCGTGGGCGGTGGGGTGCGCAGCGTCGAGGATGCGCGTGCGCTGCTGCTCGCCGGAGCCGACAAGGTGGCGGTCAATTCTGCCGCCGTCTCGCGGCCCGAACTCGTGCGCGAGATCGCCGAGAAATTTGGCAGCCAGTGCGTCGTCGCCAGCGTCGATGCGCGCGCCAAGACCGAGGGCGAGGGCTTTCGCGGCTGGGAAATCTACACCCATGGCGGTCGCAAGCCGACCGGGATCGACGCGGTCGAACACGCCCAGCGGCTGGCAGATCTGGGCGCGGGCGAACTGCTCGTCACTTCGATGGACGGCGACGGGACCAAGCAGGGCTACGACCTCGAGCTGACCCGCGCGATTGCCGACAGCGTTTCGGTGCCCGTGATCGCCAGCGGCGGTGTCGGCACGCTCCAGCATCTCGTCGACGGCGTGACCGAAGGCCATGCCAGCGCCGTTCTGGCCGCCTCGATCTTCCATTTCGGCGAATATTCCATCGCCGAGGCGCACACAGCCCTGCGCGCGGCGGGCTTGCCTGCGCGCGGCTGA
- the tolB gene encoding Tol-Pal system beta propeller repeat protein TolB — translation MKYLIAATLAFVAAPLAAQNQDLGEPIPEGQDVETIEEEGGLTGSVSFEGNLDDLGIAIPAFATDRNVATPANAQGTAALGVELARVITSDLRNNGLFKPTGPDALPKPSFANINAPSWATWSNRGAEMLVHGYVRARSDDRLTVGCYLYDMALQSRLVAEGWVVSPADWRRAAHKCADLIYSRLTGESPFFDSRIAYIAETGPKDNRVKRLAIMDSDGANHRFITTGRSTALTPRYSPDYKQLVYLSYVDGNPRIYVYDIGTGRQTLVTQSENPTFAPRWSPDGRYILYSMAVGGNTDIYRVSAQGGRSERLTDAPGIDIGGSFSPDGRQIVFESDRSGSQQIYIMNADGSNQRRLSFFGGRSATPEWSPRGDQIAFTHIAGDFNVAVMNPNGRGFRKLTSGWQDEAPTWAPNGRIIQFFRTERNTGKTSLWQVDLTGENERRLPTPVDASDPAWGPILP, via the coding sequence ATGAAATACCTGATAGCTGCAACCCTCGCCTTCGTGGCAGCGCCGCTCGCCGCGCAGAACCAGGATCTTGGGGAACCGATCCCCGAAGGCCAGGACGTGGAAACGATCGAGGAAGAGGGTGGCCTGACCGGTTCGGTCAGCTTCGAGGGCAATCTCGACGATCTCGGCATCGCCATCCCCGCATTTGCGACCGACCGCAATGTCGCCACCCCTGCCAATGCGCAGGGCACCGCGGCGCTTGGCGTTGAGTTGGCCCGGGTGATCACTTCTGACCTGCGCAACAATGGGCTGTTCAAGCCGACCGGCCCTGATGCGCTGCCCAAGCCTAGTTTTGCCAATATTAATGCGCCGTCCTGGGCGACCTGGTCCAACCGCGGGGCCGAGATGCTGGTCCACGGATACGTCCGTGCGCGCAGCGACGACCGGCTCACCGTGGGCTGCTATCTCTACGACATGGCGCTGCAGAGCCGCCTCGTCGCAGAAGGCTGGGTGGTATCGCCCGCAGATTGGCGGCGTGCCGCACACAAGTGCGCCGACCTCATCTATTCGCGCCTGACCGGCGAAAGTCCGTTCTTCGACAGCCGCATCGCCTACATTGCCGAAACCGGCCCCAAGGATAACCGCGTCAAGCGGCTTGCCATCATGGACAGCGACGGGGCGAACCACCGCTTCATCACGACCGGCCGTTCAACCGCACTGACGCCGCGCTATTCGCCCGACTACAAGCAGCTGGTCTATCTCAGCTACGTCGACGGCAACCCGCGCATCTATGTCTACGACATCGGAACCGGCCGCCAGACGCTGGTGACGCAGAGCGAGAACCCGACCTTCGCGCCCCGCTGGAGCCCGGACGGCCGCTACATCCTCTATTCGATGGCGGTCGGCGGAAATACCGACATCTACCGCGTCTCCGCGCAGGGCGGGCGCAGCGAGCGGCTGACCGATGCGCCCGGCATCGACATCGGCGGCTCCTTCTCGCCAGATGGCCGCCAGATCGTGTTCGAAAGCGACCGGTCGGGAAGCCAGCAGATCTACATCATGAATGCCGACGGATCGAACCAGCGCCGCCTGTCGTTCTTCGGTGGCCGGTCCGCGACGCCCGAATGGAGCCCGCGCGGCGACCAGATCGCGTTCACCCATATTGCCGGCGACTTCAACGTGGCGGTCATGAACCCCAATGGTCGCGGCTTCCGCAAGCTGACCAGCGGCTGGCAGGACGAGGCGCCGACCTGGGCGCCCAATGGCCGCATCATCCAGTTCTTCCGCACCGAGCGGAACACTGGCAAGACCTCGCTGTGGCAGGTTGACCTCACCGGCGAGAACGAGCGCCGCCTGCCGACGCCGGTCGACGCATCGGATCCGGCATGGGGACCGATCCTGCCGTAA
- the hisB gene encoding imidazoleglycerol-phosphate dehydratase HisB, producing the protein MRTGRIERNTAETKILVEVDLDGIGTYDVATGIGFLDHMVEQFAKHSLIDVTMKVDGDLHVDQHHTTEDSALALGQALAQALGDKGGIARYGSAYSPMDETLARVALDISGRPYLVWKAGFSQEKLGEWDTELIEHWFHSVAQTCGLTLHVELLYGTNNHHICEAIYKGFARAMRVAVEIDPRKGGAIPSTKGQLGG; encoded by the coding sequence ATGCGTACAGGCCGTATCGAGAGAAACACCGCCGAAACGAAAATCCTGGTCGAGGTCGATCTCGACGGGATCGGCACCTACGACGTCGCAACGGGTATCGGCTTCCTCGACCATATGGTCGAACAGTTCGCCAAGCACTCGCTTATCGACGTGACCATGAAGGTCGATGGCGACCTGCATGTCGACCAGCACCACACGACCGAAGACAGCGCCCTCGCGCTCGGCCAGGCGTTGGCGCAGGCGCTCGGCGACAAGGGCGGGATCGCGCGCTACGGCAGCGCCTATTCGCCGATGGACGAGACGCTGGCGCGCGTGGCGCTCGATATCTCGGGCCGCCCATACCTCGTGTGGAAGGCCGGGTTCAGCCAGGAAAAGCTGGGAGAATGGGACACAGAGCTGATCGAGCACTGGTTCCATTCGGTTGCCCAGACCTGTGGCCTGACGCTGCATGTCGAGCTGCTTTACGGCACCAACAACCACCACATCTGCGAGGCGATCTACAAGGGCTTTGCTCGTGCGATGCGCGTCGCAGTGGAGATCGATCCGCGCAAGGGCGGGGCCATTCCGTCGACCAAGGGACAGCTCGGTGGCTGA
- the pal gene encoding peptidoglycan-associated lipoprotein Pal, with the protein MNTRFATVAVLTSALALAACSKKAPEELPPPPEDVVTPTPTPTSTGPAVGSMQHFIAAVGQSNTVIYFETDRYNIDAEDSAKLQTQAQYFSQYPQINFTIEGHADERGTREYNLALGERRANAAKNYLVSIGIPANRIRTVSYGKERPVALGSNESAWALNRRAATITIN; encoded by the coding sequence ATGAATACCCGTTTCGCTACTGTCGCTGTGCTGACCTCCGCGCTGGCCCTGGCCGCGTGCTCGAAGAAGGCTCCGGAAGAGCTTCCGCCGCCGCCGGAAGATGTCGTTACGCCGACCCCGACGCCGACGTCCACCGGACCTGCGGTGGGTTCGATGCAGCACTTCATCGCTGCCGTCGGCCAGTCGAACACGGTCATCTATTTCGAAACCGACCGCTACAATATCGACGCCGAAGACAGCGCCAAGCTGCAGACGCAGGCGCAGTATTTCAGCCAGTACCCGCAGATCAATTTCACGATCGAAGGCCATGCCGACGAACGCGGAACGCGCGAATACAACCTTGCTCTTGGCGAGCGCCGCGCCAATGCGGCGAAGAATTATCTCGTCAGCATCGGCATTCCGGCCAACCGCATCCGCACTGTCAGCTACGGCAAGGAACGACCCGTGGCGCTCGGTTCGAACGAATCCGCATGGGCGCTCAACCGCCGCGCCGCGACGATTACGATCAACTGA
- a CDS encoding SspB family protein produces MSDDTPDSLIPYDTIVQEALRAVVGRVLGEIEASGSELPGAHHFYITFKTHAPGVSIPANLRERFPDEMTIVLQNKFWDLNVREDGFSVGLSFNQIPAQLDIPYSAITQFVDPAVDFGLQFQATVADMAPAATDPAGNDEEQADPAPVEGAEDGSNVVTVDFGRKK; encoded by the coding sequence ATGAGCGACGATACGCCCGACAGCCTGATCCCCTACGACACGATCGTGCAGGAAGCGCTGCGTGCCGTGGTCGGCCGCGTTCTCGGCGAAATCGAGGCAAGCGGCAGCGAACTGCCGGGCGCGCATCATTTCTACATCACGTTCAAGACCCATGCCCCGGGCGTTTCCATCCCCGCAAACCTGCGCGAGCGGTTTCCGGATGAGATGACGATCGTCCTGCAGAACAAGTTCTGGGACCTGAACGTGCGCGAAGACGGCTTCAGCGTCGGCCTATCGTTCAACCAGATCCCTGCCCAGCTCGACATTCCCTATTCGGCGATCACCCAGTTCGTCGATCCGGCGGTCGATTTCGGCCTCCAGTTCCAGGCTACCGTCGCCGACATGGCGCCCGCCGCAACCGATCCGGCCGGCAATGACGAGGAACAGGCAGACCCCGCACCCGTTGAAGGGGCGGAAGACGGCTCGAACGTCGTCACGGTCGATTTCGGCCGCAAGAAGTAA
- a CDS encoding YbgC/FadM family acyl-CoA thioesterase: protein MTMPTFPDGIIDKDRHLYAVRAYYEDTDLSGIVYHANYLRWFERARSDLLRRLEIDQRAAIEAGEGAYAVSEINLKYLRPAKLDDDVLIETRCTELKAASCRMHQKAFRGDELLAEAHLRVGFISLDGRPRRQPEDWRASFARFASSTEA from the coding sequence ATGACCATGCCCACTTTCCCCGACGGTATCATCGACAAGGACCGGCATCTTTATGCCGTGCGCGCCTATTACGAGGACACGGACCTGTCGGGCATCGTCTATCACGCGAATTACCTGCGCTGGTTCGAGCGCGCGCGTTCCGACCTGCTGCGCCGGCTGGAGATCGACCAGCGCGCCGCCATCGAGGCTGGCGAGGGCGCCTATGCGGTGTCGGAGATCAATCTCAAGTACCTGCGCCCCGCGAAGCTCGACGACGATGTGCTGATCGAAACGCGGTGCACCGAACTGAAGGCCGCGTCCTGCCGGATGCACCAGAAGGCGTTTCGCGGAGACGAACTGCTGGCCGAGGCACATTTGCGCGTCGGCTTCATTTCACTTGATGGGCGGCCCCGCCGGCAGCCCGAGGATTGGCGCGCATCCTTCGCGCGCTTCGCCAGCTCGACAGAGGCATAA
- a CDS encoding ExbD/TolR family protein — MAMNLASAKGTRRRRGRGGRRPMSEINVTPFVDVMLVLLIIFMVTAPLLTAGVPIQLPDSRANALPQEAQQVSISIDAEGYVYIDDQQVPVGGLPQALENLPRTGEGPDITLRADRALDYGHVMAVMGELNRAGLNRISLVTNGGQSAPPVNSGSSDEE, encoded by the coding sequence ATGGCGATGAACCTCGCCTCTGCCAAAGGCACGCGCCGCCGTCGCGGGCGCGGCGGGCGGCGGCCCATGTCCGAAATCAACGTGACGCCCTTCGTCGACGTGATGCTGGTGCTGCTGATCATCTTCATGGTCACCGCTCCGCTGCTTACCGCAGGCGTGCCGATCCAGCTGCCCGACAGCAGGGCCAATGCCCTGCCGCAGGAAGCGCAGCAGGTATCAATCAGCATCGATGCGGAAGGCTATGTCTATATCGACGACCAGCAGGTGCCTGTCGGGGGATTGCCGCAGGCGCTCGAGAACCTGCCGCGCACGGGCGAGGGGCCGGACATTACCCTGCGCGCCGACCGCGCGCTCGATTACGGCCACGTGATGGCGGTGATGGGCGAGCTCAACCGGGCCGGTCTCAATCGCATCTCGCTGGTGACGAATGGCGGCCAGTCGGCCCCGCCGGTCAATTCCGGTTCATCCGACGAGGAATAG
- a CDS encoding J domain-containing protein, translating to MPKARRSNDWGFPRWRGYDASREAAPVRLCDRHGCEEVGDCPAPKAPNSPERWMFCQAHAAEYNRGWDYFEGLDKAEKEARAKAERTENAGYAEAQHYGWAGSGDGSRSADEMRALEVLDLEVDADFAAVKKAFRARAKEVHPDVKPGDKEAAAQFQKYSLAYEILKSAEERREWKG from the coding sequence GTGCCTAAGGCGCGGCGCTCCAACGACTGGGGATTTCCCCGCTGGCGCGGCTACGATGCCAGCCGCGAGGCTGCGCCTGTTCGCCTTTGCGACCGGCATGGCTGCGAGGAAGTTGGCGATTGCCCCGCCCCCAAAGCGCCCAACAGCCCCGAGCGCTGGATGTTCTGCCAGGCCCATGCCGCAGAGTACAATCGGGGGTGGGATTATTTCGAAGGCCTCGACAAGGCCGAGAAAGAGGCCCGCGCCAAGGCCGAGCGCACCGAGAATGCCGGCTATGCCGAGGCGCAGCATTACGGCTGGGCAGGCAGCGGAGACGGATCGCGAAGTGCCGACGAGATGCGCGCGCTCGAGGTGCTCGACTTAGAAGTCGATGCCGATTTCGCAGCCGTGAAGAAAGCCTTCCGCGCCCGGGCCAAGGAAGTGCATCCAGACGTCAAGCCGGGCGACAAGGAGGCAGCGGCACAGTTCCAGAAATATTCGCTCGCCTACGAAATCCTAAAATCTGCCGAGGAACGGCGCGAATGGAAGGGCTGA
- the tolQ gene encoding protein TolQ — protein MTTLSLLAVTAPTRVDPVQLFMDADIVVQLVMLGLVLASIWVWTIIVSFSLRMGKLKTRTRKYEEDFWQAENFDRFMAERGTRDVPSARVAQAAVVEWRKSTKGEIRDREGLRSRLASAMESQVAMEADDIAERLNFLATVGAVAPFVGLFGTVWGIMNSFFQIGAQESSSLAVVAPGISEALFATAIGLFAAIPAVIAYNRFSHSVERFEAGLHRFADRLHATFSRQLEQR, from the coding sequence ATGACGACACTTTCCCTCCTCGCCGTAACCGCTCCGACCAGGGTCGATCCCGTCCAGCTGTTCATGGACGCCGACATTGTCGTCCAGCTGGTCATGCTCGGCCTCGTCCTTGCCAGCATCTGGGTGTGGACGATCATCGTCTCCTTCTCGCTGCGCATGGGCAAGCTCAAGACACGTACCCGCAAGTACGAAGAAGATTTCTGGCAGGCGGAGAACTTCGACCGCTTTATGGCCGAACGCGGCACCCGCGATGTGCCGTCCGCCCGGGTGGCACAGGCCGCCGTCGTCGAATGGCGCAAGTCGACCAAGGGCGAGATCCGCGACCGCGAGGGCCTTCGCAGTCGCCTTGCCTCCGCCATGGAAAGCCAAGTCGCCATGGAAGCCGACGACATTGCCGAGCGCCTGAACTTCCTCGCCACCGTCGGCGCTGTCGCTCCCTTCGTCGGCCTGTTCGGCACTGTTTGGGGCATCATGAACAGCTTCTTCCAGATCGGCGCTCAGGAAAGCTCCTCGCTCGCCGTCGTGGCACCCGGCATTTCGGAAGCGCTCTTCGCCACTGCCATCGGCCTGTTCGCGGCCATTCCCGCCGTTATCGCCTACAACCGGTTCAGCCACTCGGTCGAACGGTTCGAGGCCGGCCTTCACCGTTTCGCCGACCGGCTGCACGCGACCTTCAGCCGCCAGCTGGAGCAGCGCTGA
- the hisA gene encoding 1-(5-phosphoribosyl)-5-[(5-phosphoribosylamino)methylideneamino]imidazole-4-carboxamide isomerase: MIVFPAIDLKAGQVVRLAEGDMDRATVYGDNPAAQATLFADAGAQHLHVVDLDGSFAGSAQNRDAVESIVAAFPGHVQLGGGIRRREDVEGWFDAGVSRIVMGSAALKDPEFVKDMAREFEGGIVVAVDAKDGMVATEGWAEVSDVSVVALARRFEDAGVAALLFTDIGRDGLLKGVNLDATVDLARQVDIPVIASGGVKGIDDIHVLSLHAKEGIEGVITGRALYDGRLDLAAALAVAARA; the protein is encoded by the coding sequence ATGATCGTTTTCCCCGCCATTGATCTGAAGGCCGGCCAGGTCGTGCGCCTCGCCGAAGGCGATATGGACCGTGCGACGGTCTACGGTGACAATCCGGCTGCGCAGGCGACACTGTTTGCCGACGCGGGTGCGCAGCATCTCCATGTTGTCGATCTCGACGGCTCTTTCGCAGGGTCGGCGCAGAACCGCGACGCGGTGGAGAGCATCGTCGCGGCTTTCCCGGGGCATGTGCAGCTGGGTGGCGGCATCCGCCGGCGCGAAGACGTCGAGGGCTGGTTCGATGCAGGCGTCTCGCGCATCGTCATGGGCTCGGCGGCCTTGAAGGACCCCGAATTCGTCAAGGACATGGCGCGCGAATTCGAGGGCGGTATCGTCGTCGCGGTCGATGCGAAGGACGGCATGGTCGCGACCGAGGGCTGGGCCGAGGTGTCCGACGTGTCAGTGGTCGCCCTTGCCCGCCGGTTCGAGGACGCGGGCGTTGCTGCGCTGCTCTTCACCGACATCGGGCGTGACGGACTGCTTAAGGGCGTCAACCTCGATGCGACGGTCGATCTTGCACGGCAGGTCGACATCCCCGTGATCGCCAGTGGCGGGGTAAAAGGCATCGATGACATCCACGTGCTCTCGCTCCACGCGAAGGAAGGCATCGAAGGCGTGATTACTGGCCGTGCGCTTTATGACGGGCGGCTGGACCTTGCAGCGGCGCTGGCAGTGGCGGCGCGGGCATGA
- a CDS encoding phosphoribosyl-ATP diphosphatase gives MDTLARLEQTIAQRLGASPDESYVASLHHKGLAKIAQKVGEEAVEAVIAAVGDDRDGLVAESADLLMHLLVLLQAKGVSLAEVLAELDRREGVSGLEEKASRSK, from the coding sequence ATGGATACGCTCGCCCGTCTCGAACAGACCATCGCCCAGCGTCTCGGCGCCTCGCCCGATGAAAGCTATGTCGCGAGCCTCCATCACAAGGGTCTTGCCAAGATCGCCCAGAAGGTCGGCGAGGAAGCGGTCGAAGCCGTAATCGCAGCCGTCGGCGACGACCGTGACGGACTGGTCGCCGAAAGCGCGGATCTCCTCATGCACCTTCTCGTGCTGCTGCAGGCCAAAGGCGTATCGCTGGCCGAGGTGCTGGCCGAACTCGACCGGCGCGAGGGCGTCTCGGGCCTGGAAGAAAAAGCCAGCAGGAGCAAATGA